One Cucurbita pepo subsp. pepo cultivar mu-cu-16 chromosome LG20, ASM280686v2, whole genome shotgun sequence genomic window carries:
- the LOC111783114 gene encoding uncharacterized protein LOC111783114, which translates to MAGPVEENDGTNSKEEQEEALVALIDHRCREVQNLKQRISYYTSQLEEAEKRLHDSESKLARLRRQGNAVSSKDSFRSRAVSVKVEQTVNEGSKPQPYSKPELVIPAVVPKISQNSALAANGAKISNSSSSRAQSSPSHVKNVIKVEGDKNTGNSSLRDSSNTSDRGTKRKLEQQCKEHKELIPLIRSSSSPSQIRCVGSNHICSQHKRKLRSLISCPVNEQLFVTSALDGVVNLWQLQARGSSASLLSSADCVSPKQRRWPEDMVWHPEGNRVFLVYSADGGDSQVSVMNLNKSEGKARVTFLEDKPHFKGIINSIIFLPWDSTSFVTGGSDHAVVQWKEKDGENTWKPKALHRNLHSSAVMGVAGMQQKPIVLSAGADKRILGFDVNVGRTEFKHQIESKCMSILPNPCDFNLFMVQTGTPGKQLRLYDIRLRQTELHAFGWEQKSSESQSALINQAWSPDGLVLTSGSADPVIHLFDIRYNLHKPSQSIRAHQKRVFKAVWLQSLPLLISISSDLNVGLHKTA; encoded by the exons ATGGCGGGGCCTGTGGAAGAGAACGACGGAACCAACAGCAAGGAAGAGCAAGAGGAGGCTTTGGTCGCTTTGATCGATCATCGTTGCCGTGAAGTTCAAAATCTCAAGCAGCGTATCTCCTACTATACTTCACAG CTTGAAGAAGCGGAGAAGAGATTACATGATTCAGAATCGAAATTGGCCCGGCTTCGACGTCAGGGCAATGCAGTGTCATCCAAAGATTCTTTTAGAAGTAGAGCCGTAAGTGTGAAAGTGGAGCAAACGGTAAATGAAGGTAGCAAGCCCCAGCCATATTCGAAACCAGAGCTTGTAATTCCGGCTGTTGTTCCAAAGATTTCCCAAAACAGTGCATTGGCTGCGAATGGAGCGAAGATTTCAAATAGCTCCAGCTCCAGGGCTCAATCAAGTCCTTCTCATGTTAAGAATGTAATTAAAGTTGAAGGGGACAAAAATACTGGAAACTCTTCTCTTCGAGATTCTTCGAACACTTCTGATAGAGGCACAAAACGGAAGCTTG AACAGCAGTGCAAAGAGCATAAAGAATTGATTCCATTAATACGTAGCAGCTCATCACCTTCTCAAATCCGATGTGTTGGGAGCAATCACATCTGCAGTCAGCATAAGAGAAAGTTGAGAAGTCTCATCTCATGCCCTGTTAACGAACAGCTATTCGTGACCAG TGCCCTGGATGGAGTAGTCAACTTGTGGCAGTTACAGGCCAGAGG GTCAAGTGCCTCTCTACTTAGTTCCGCCGACTGTGTATCTCCGAAGCAAAGGAGATGGCCAGAAGACATGGTCTGGCATCCAGAGGGGAACCGCGTATTTCTTGTTTATAGTGCTGATGGTGGGGACTCTCAGGTCTCAGTCATGAATCTGAACAAAAGTGAAGGG AAAGCTCGTGTTACTTTCCTTGAGGATAAGCCTCACTTTAAGGGCATTATCAACAGCATAATTTTCTTGCCTTGGGATAGCACGTCTTTTGTCACTGGTGGAAGTGATCATGCCGTTGTACAATGGAAAGAGAAAGATGGGGAGAACACATGGAAGCCAAAGGCATTGCACAGAAACCTACACTCTTCAGCAGTCATGGGGGTAGCAGGGATGCAGCAGAAGCCAATCGTACTTTCAGCTGGTGCAGACAAGAGAATTCTTGGATTTGACGTAAATGTTGGTAGAACAGAGTTCAAGCATCAGATAGAAAGCAAATGCATGAGTATTTTGCCTAATCCATGCGATTTCAACCTATTTATGGTCCAAACAGG TACTCCTGGAAAGCAGCTCCGGTTATATGATATCAGACTTAGGCAGACAGAACTACATGCCTTCGGGTGGGAGCAAAAGAGCAGTGAATCACAGTCAGCATTGATAAATCAGGCTTGGTCGCCTGATGGTTTGGTTCTCACATCTGGGTCTGCTGACCCTGTAATCCATCTGTTTGATATCAGGTACAATTTGCACAAGCCTTCCCAATCCATTAGAGCTCATCAGAAACGAGTCTTCAAGGCTGTATGGCTTCAGTCTCTACCCCTCCTTATTTCCATATCTTCTGATCTGAACGTTGGATTGCACAAAACAGCTTGA
- the LOC111783673 gene encoding transcription factor ICE1-like isoform X1: MLSRAGNVLWMEEDSKEEDSASWTKNNTDTHLTHPANSSVFDNNHQITSLSTFKSMLDVEDDWCINGNALHNHTHHADINDITFSQNFTDPPDNLLLPSADSSSSCSPSSSVFNNIDPSQLRFFLPPTRTFSSLHKPISNNPLDHPFDLGAEFGFLDVQASNSSTLLNNGGGLLTGFTDLSPTSQMNTPNLCLASQLTENCSGLAGFQSFDDNLGNALLLNRSKLLRPLESFPSVGAQPTLFQKRAALRKSLADKGSNLGGLSPDGGWFSNRIDGGVGKTEMGDENGKKRKMIYADEFQDTSIDTSRFNYDSDDFTEHNNSKLDESGRNVGNTSNANSTVTGGDQKGKKKGLPAKNLMAERRRRKKLNDRLYMLRSVVPKISKMDRASILGDAIEYLKELLQRINDLHNELEFAPPGTALTPSTSFHPLTPTPSSLSSRIKEELCPSSFPSPNGQQPARVEVRVRQGRAVNIHMFCSRRPGLLLSTVRALDNLGLDIQQAVISCFNGFAMDIFRAEQCSEEQDVHPEQIKAILLDSVGLNGAT; this comes from the exons ATGCTTTCCAGAGCTGGGAACGTCCTGTGGATGGAAGAAGATAGCAAGGAAGAAGACTCTGCTTCCTGGACCAAAAACAACACCGACACCCATCTCACCCACCCTGCTAATTCCTCTGTTTTCGACAACAACCACCAAATCACCTCTCTCTCTACCTTCAAATCCATGCTCGACGTTGAAGACGACTGGTGCATCAATGGCAATGCCCTCCATAACCATACCCACCACGCCGACATCAACGACATTACCTTCTCCCAGAATTTCACCGACCCACCTGACAATTTGTTGCTCCCCTCTGCAGATTCCTCCTCTTCTTGCTCCCCTTCTTCCTCTGTCTTCAATAACATCGACCCATCTCAATTGCGCTTCTTTTTACCCCCAACCCGCACTTTCTCTTCACTCCACAAACCCATTTCTAACAACCCTTTAGACCATCCCTTCGATTTGGGCGCAGAGTTTGGGTTTCTTGACGTCCAAGCTTCAAATTCTTCTACTCTGCTGAATAATGGAGGTGGGTTATTAACTGGGTTCACTGATTTAAGCCCAACTAGCCAAATGAACACTCCTAATTTGTGCTTAGCCTCTCAATTGACAGAGAATTGTTCGGGTTTAGCTGGATTTCAGAGTTTCGATGACAATTTGGGAAATGCTCTGCTTCTGAATCGGTCTAAGCTTCTGAGACCACTTGAATCCTTTCCCTCAGTGGGAGCTCAGCCGACACTTTTTCAGAAGAGGGCAGCTCTAAGGAAAAGTTTAGCTGATAAGGGAAGCAATTTGGGGGGTTTGAGCCCCGATGGCGGCTGGTTTTCAAACAGGATTGATGGGGGCGTTGGAAAAACTGAGATGGGCgatgaaaatgggaagaagaggaaaatgatttatgCGGATGAGTTTCAAGATACCAGCATCGACACATCCCGTTTCAACTACGATTCTGATGATTTTACTGAGCATAATAACAGTAAGTTGGATGAGAGCGGTAGAAATGTCGGAAATACATCAAACGCCAATAGTACGGTGACCGGCGGCGAccagaaggggaagaagaaaggacTTCCAGCGAAGAATTTGATGGCTGAGAGGCGTCGGAGGAAGAAGCTCAATGATAGGCTCTACATGCTGAGGTCTGTTGTTCCTAAAATCAGCAAA ATGGATAGAGCTTCAATTCTTGGGGATGCAATTGAGTACTTGAAGGAACTACTGCAAAGAATCAATGACCTCCATAATGAACTAGAATTTGCTCCTCCCGGGACGGCCTTGACGCCGAGCACAAGCTTTCATCCCCTAACTCCGACTCCGTCGAGCCTCTCGAGTCGTATAAAGGAGGAGCTTTGTCCTAGTTCATTTCCCAGCCCAAATGGCCAACAACCTGCAAGG GTCGAAGTTCGGGTACGACAAGGACGGGCGGTAAATATACACATGTTTTGCAGTCGTCGTCCTGGTCTCTTGCTCTCCACAGTTAGAGCATTAGATAATCTTGGATTAGACATCCAGCAAGCTGTTATCAGCTGCTTTAATGGCTTTGCCATGGACATTTTTCGAGCAGAG CAATGCAGCGAAGAGCAGGATGTCCATCCTGAGCAGATAAAAGCAATACTATTAGATTCAGTTGGGTTGAATGGTGCGACATAG
- the LOC111783673 gene encoding transcription factor SCREAM2-like isoform X2, protein MLSRAGNVLWMEEDSKEEDSASWTKNNTDTHLTHPANSSVFDNNHQITSLSTFKSMLDVEDDWCINGNALHNHTHHADINDITFSQNFTDPPDNLLLPSADSSSSCSPSSSVFNNIDPSQLRFFLPPTRTFSSLHKPISNNPLDHPFDLGAEFGFLDVQASNSSTLLNNGENCSGLAGFQSFDDNLGNALLLNRSKLLRPLESFPSVGAQPTLFQKRAALRKSLADKGSNLGGLSPDGGWFSNRIDGGVGKTEMGDENGKKRKMIYADEFQDTSIDTSRFNYDSDDFTEHNNSKLDESGRNVGNTSNANSTVTGGDQKGKKKGLPAKNLMAERRRRKKLNDRLYMLRSVVPKISKMDRASILGDAIEYLKELLQRINDLHNELEFAPPGTALTPSTSFHPLTPTPSSLSSRIKEELCPSSFPSPNGQQPARVEVRVRQGRAVNIHMFCSRRPGLLLSTVRALDNLGLDIQQAVISCFNGFAMDIFRAEQCSEEQDVHPEQIKAILLDSVGLNGAT, encoded by the exons ATGCTTTCCAGAGCTGGGAACGTCCTGTGGATGGAAGAAGATAGCAAGGAAGAAGACTCTGCTTCCTGGACCAAAAACAACACCGACACCCATCTCACCCACCCTGCTAATTCCTCTGTTTTCGACAACAACCACCAAATCACCTCTCTCTCTACCTTCAAATCCATGCTCGACGTTGAAGACGACTGGTGCATCAATGGCAATGCCCTCCATAACCATACCCACCACGCCGACATCAACGACATTACCTTCTCCCAGAATTTCACCGACCCACCTGACAATTTGTTGCTCCCCTCTGCAGATTCCTCCTCTTCTTGCTCCCCTTCTTCCTCTGTCTTCAATAACATCGACCCATCTCAATTGCGCTTCTTTTTACCCCCAACCCGCACTTTCTCTTCACTCCACAAACCCATTTCTAACAACCCTTTAGACCATCCCTTCGATTTGGGCGCAGAGTTTGGGTTTCTTGACGTCCAAGCTTCAAATTCTTCTACTCTGCTGAATAATGGAG AGAATTGTTCGGGTTTAGCTGGATTTCAGAGTTTCGATGACAATTTGGGAAATGCTCTGCTTCTGAATCGGTCTAAGCTTCTGAGACCACTTGAATCCTTTCCCTCAGTGGGAGCTCAGCCGACACTTTTTCAGAAGAGGGCAGCTCTAAGGAAAAGTTTAGCTGATAAGGGAAGCAATTTGGGGGGTTTGAGCCCCGATGGCGGCTGGTTTTCAAACAGGATTGATGGGGGCGTTGGAAAAACTGAGATGGGCgatgaaaatgggaagaagaggaaaatgatttatgCGGATGAGTTTCAAGATACCAGCATCGACACATCCCGTTTCAACTACGATTCTGATGATTTTACTGAGCATAATAACAGTAAGTTGGATGAGAGCGGTAGAAATGTCGGAAATACATCAAACGCCAATAGTACGGTGACCGGCGGCGAccagaaggggaagaagaaaggacTTCCAGCGAAGAATTTGATGGCTGAGAGGCGTCGGAGGAAGAAGCTCAATGATAGGCTCTACATGCTGAGGTCTGTTGTTCCTAAAATCAGCAAA ATGGATAGAGCTTCAATTCTTGGGGATGCAATTGAGTACTTGAAGGAACTACTGCAAAGAATCAATGACCTCCATAATGAACTAGAATTTGCTCCTCCCGGGACGGCCTTGACGCCGAGCACAAGCTTTCATCCCCTAACTCCGACTCCGTCGAGCCTCTCGAGTCGTATAAAGGAGGAGCTTTGTCCTAGTTCATTTCCCAGCCCAAATGGCCAACAACCTGCAAGG GTCGAAGTTCGGGTACGACAAGGACGGGCGGTAAATATACACATGTTTTGCAGTCGTCGTCCTGGTCTCTTGCTCTCCACAGTTAGAGCATTAGATAATCTTGGATTAGACATCCAGCAAGCTGTTATCAGCTGCTTTAATGGCTTTGCCATGGACATTTTTCGAGCAGAG CAATGCAGCGAAGAGCAGGATGTCCATCCTGAGCAGATAAAAGCAATACTATTAGATTCAGTTGGGTTGAATGGTGCGACATAG
- the LOC111783090 gene encoding coiled-coil domain-containing protein SCD2 isoform X1, translating to MDRRRPASPVYARQWSGGSSSTGSSSPAMSPAHPQSRLGTSSTIKRAQNVAAKKAAERLAQVMAQTPEDDDEDDDLNFRFAAPPPPRTHSSYQSVVNSNNTNSFHTISGPRINRSPSPALGRNFVEHVPQVRSTSAGRSSMSVRSTQIVPPSKSSLRTPVSIPPIEPPSNRNSDRRFTPDIGQVNSKDAGDQREASALRDELDMLQEENENLLEKLRLAEDKREEVEARARMLEKQVATLGEGVSLEAKLLSRKEAALRQREAALKAAKPTNDSRNEEIAALRSEIENLKDESSAATEQLREAESEAKALRVMTQRMILTQEEMEEVVLKRCWLARYWGLAVQYGVCADIAISKHEYWSSFAPLPFEVVISAGQKAKEEPEGRNDQDRSKLIQDLNDLSGEGNIESMLSVEMGLRELTSLKVEDATVLALAQHRRPSLVHQSDSKASADPKFSEAFELNEAEAEDVLFKEAWLTYFWRRAKAYGVDEDVADERLQFWISRSGQPPTSHDAVDVERGLVELRKLGIEQQLWEASRKEIDQSSAFSLSNHKSAKELDTLS from the exons ATGGATCGGAGGAGACCTGCTAGTCCAGTCTACGCCAGGCAGTGGAGTGGCGGCTCGAGCAGCACAGGATCGTCCTCTCCAGCCATGTCGCCGGCTCATCCTCAGTCTCGATTGGGTACGTCTTCCACCATTAAGCGCGCTCAGAATGTTGCTGCCAAGAAAGCGGCTGAACGTTTGGCTCAGGTCATGGCGCAGACCCCtgaggatgatgatgaagacGATGATCTCAACTTTCGATTCGCTGCCCCACCTCCTCCTCGTACTCACTCGTCTTATCAAAGTGTTGTTAATAGTAACAATACCAATTCGTTTCATACGATTTCGGGTCCCAGGATTAACAGATCTCCGTCCCCCGCG TTAGGTCGGAATTTCGTCGAGCATGTTCCTCAAGTTCGATCCACATCAGCTGGTAGATCATCGATGTCCGTGCGTTCCACACAGATCGTACCACCGAGTAAATCATCACTGAGAACTCCAGTCTCTATACCTCCAATTGAACCTCCTTCTAATAGGAATTCAGATAGAAG gtttACACCAGATATCGGACAGGTGAACTCCAAAGATGCAGGAGATCAGCGGGAAGCTTCTGCACTACGTGATGAG CTTGATATGCTTCAAGAAGAGAATGAGAATTTACTCGAAAAG CTTCGACTAGCAGAAGATAAACGGGAAGAAGTGGAGGCTAGAGCTAGAATGCTAGAGAAACAG GTTGCTACTCTTGGAGAGGGTGTATCCTTGGAAGCTAAGTTATTGAGCAG GAAAGAAGCAGCCCTGCGTCAAAGAGAG GCTGCACTCAAAGCTGCAAAACCAACCAACGATAgtagaaatgaagaaattgcTGCTCTTCGTTCAGAAATTGAG AACTTAAAAGATGAGTCATCAGCTGCTACAGAACAGCTCCGAGAAGCAGAGTCTGAAGCAAAGGCTCTACGTGTAATGACACAGAGAATGATTTTGACACAAGAAGAGATG gAGGAGGTTGTTTTGAAGAGGTGTTGGCTTGCTCGCTATTGGGGCTTAGCTGTTCAATATG GCGTATGTGCGGATATAGCAATCTCAAAACATGAGTATTGGTCTTCTTTTGCTCCTTTGCCATTCGAAGTTGTTATTTCTGCAGGACAGAAGGCTAAGGAGGAGCCTGAAG GTCGAAATGATCAAGATAGGAGTAAGCTCATCCAGGACTTAAATGATCTCTCCGGGGAAGGGAATATTGAGAGTATGCTTTCAGTTGAAATGGGATTGAGAGAATTAACATCTCTAaag GTTGAAGATGCAACAGTGCTTGCATTGGCGCAACATAGGCGTCCAAGTTTGGTTCATCAATCTG ATTCAAAAGCGTCTGCTGATCCGAAGTTTTCTGAGGCTTTTG AACTAAATGAAGCTGAAGCTGAAGATGTTCTCTTTAAGGAG GCTTGGCTTACATACTTTTGGAGAAGAGCCAAGGCATATGGTGTGGATGAGGATGTTGCAGATGAGCGCCTCCAGTTTTGGATCAGTCGTAGTGGGCAGCCTCCGACTTCACATGATGCTGTGGATG TTGAACGAGGTCTTGTAGAGCTCAGAAAACTTGGAATAGAACAACAGCTTTGGGAGGCATCTAGAAAGGAAATCGATCAATCTTCTGCATTCTCACTCAGTAATCACAAATCTGCAAAAGAGTTGGACACCTTATCCTGA
- the LOC111783090 gene encoding coiled-coil domain-containing protein SCD2 isoform X3, with protein sequence MSVRSTQIVPPSKSSLRTPVSIPPIEPPSNRNSDRRFTPDIGQVNSKDAGDQREASALRDELDMLQEENENLLEKLRLAEDKREEVEARARMLEKQVATLGEGVSLEAKLLSRKEAALRQREAALKAAKPTNDSRNEEIAALRSEIENLKDESSAATEQLREAESEAKALRVMTQRMILTQEEMEEVVLKRCWLARYWGLAVQYGVCADIAISKHEYWSSFAPLPFEVVISAGQKAKEEPEGRNDQDRSKLIQDLNDLSGEGNIESMLSVEMGLRELTSLKVEDATVLALAQHRRPSLVHQSDSKASADPKFSEAFELNEAEAEDVLFKEAWLTYFWRRAKAYGVDEDVADERLQFWISRSGQPPTSHDAVDVERGLVELRKLGIEQQLWEASRKEIDQSSAFSLSNHKSAKELDTLS encoded by the exons ATGTCCGTGCGTTCCACACAGATCGTACCACCGAGTAAATCATCACTGAGAACTCCAGTCTCTATACCTCCAATTGAACCTCCTTCTAATAGGAATTCAGATAGAAG gtttACACCAGATATCGGACAGGTGAACTCCAAAGATGCAGGAGATCAGCGGGAAGCTTCTGCACTACGTGATGAG CTTGATATGCTTCAAGAAGAGAATGAGAATTTACTCGAAAAG CTTCGACTAGCAGAAGATAAACGGGAAGAAGTGGAGGCTAGAGCTAGAATGCTAGAGAAACAG GTTGCTACTCTTGGAGAGGGTGTATCCTTGGAAGCTAAGTTATTGAGCAG GAAAGAAGCAGCCCTGCGTCAAAGAGAG GCTGCACTCAAAGCTGCAAAACCAACCAACGATAgtagaaatgaagaaattgcTGCTCTTCGTTCAGAAATTGAG AACTTAAAAGATGAGTCATCAGCTGCTACAGAACAGCTCCGAGAAGCAGAGTCTGAAGCAAAGGCTCTACGTGTAATGACACAGAGAATGATTTTGACACAAGAAGAGATG gAGGAGGTTGTTTTGAAGAGGTGTTGGCTTGCTCGCTATTGGGGCTTAGCTGTTCAATATG GCGTATGTGCGGATATAGCAATCTCAAAACATGAGTATTGGTCTTCTTTTGCTCCTTTGCCATTCGAAGTTGTTATTTCTGCAGGACAGAAGGCTAAGGAGGAGCCTGAAG GTCGAAATGATCAAGATAGGAGTAAGCTCATCCAGGACTTAAATGATCTCTCCGGGGAAGGGAATATTGAGAGTATGCTTTCAGTTGAAATGGGATTGAGAGAATTAACATCTCTAaag GTTGAAGATGCAACAGTGCTTGCATTGGCGCAACATAGGCGTCCAAGTTTGGTTCATCAATCTG ATTCAAAAGCGTCTGCTGATCCGAAGTTTTCTGAGGCTTTTG AACTAAATGAAGCTGAAGCTGAAGATGTTCTCTTTAAGGAG GCTTGGCTTACATACTTTTGGAGAAGAGCCAAGGCATATGGTGTGGATGAGGATGTTGCAGATGAGCGCCTCCAGTTTTGGATCAGTCGTAGTGGGCAGCCTCCGACTTCACATGATGCTGTGGATG TTGAACGAGGTCTTGTAGAGCTCAGAAAACTTGGAATAGAACAACAGCTTTGGGAGGCATCTAGAAAGGAAATCGATCAATCTTCTGCATTCTCACTCAGTAATCACAAATCTGCAAAAGAGTTGGACACCTTATCCTGA
- the LOC111783090 gene encoding coiled-coil domain-containing protein SCD2 isoform X2 encodes MDRRRPASPVYARQWSGGSSSTGSSSPAMSPAHPQSRLGTSSTIKRAQNVAAKKAAERLAQVMAQTPEDDDEDDDLNFRFAAPPPPRTHSSYQSVVNSNNTNSFHTISGPRINRSPSPALGRNFVEHVPQVRSTSAGRSSMSVRSTQIVPPSKSSLRTPVSIPPIEPPSNRNSDRRFTPDIGQVNSKDAGDQREASALRDELDMLQEENENLLEKLRLAEDKREEVEARARMLEKQVATLGEGVSLEAKLLSRKEAALRQREAALKAAKPTNDSRNEEIAALRSEIENLKDESSAATEQLREAESEAKALRVMTQRMILTQEEMEEVVLKRCWLARYWGLAVQYGVCADIAISKHEYWSSFAPLPFEVVISAGQKAKEEPEGRNDQDRSKLIQDLNDLSGEGNIESMLSVEMGLRELTSLKVEDATVLALAQHRRPSLVHQSESGLRELFQSLKSMICNYY; translated from the exons ATGGATCGGAGGAGACCTGCTAGTCCAGTCTACGCCAGGCAGTGGAGTGGCGGCTCGAGCAGCACAGGATCGTCCTCTCCAGCCATGTCGCCGGCTCATCCTCAGTCTCGATTGGGTACGTCTTCCACCATTAAGCGCGCTCAGAATGTTGCTGCCAAGAAAGCGGCTGAACGTTTGGCTCAGGTCATGGCGCAGACCCCtgaggatgatgatgaagacGATGATCTCAACTTTCGATTCGCTGCCCCACCTCCTCCTCGTACTCACTCGTCTTATCAAAGTGTTGTTAATAGTAACAATACCAATTCGTTTCATACGATTTCGGGTCCCAGGATTAACAGATCTCCGTCCCCCGCG TTAGGTCGGAATTTCGTCGAGCATGTTCCTCAAGTTCGATCCACATCAGCTGGTAGATCATCGATGTCCGTGCGTTCCACACAGATCGTACCACCGAGTAAATCATCACTGAGAACTCCAGTCTCTATACCTCCAATTGAACCTCCTTCTAATAGGAATTCAGATAGAAG gtttACACCAGATATCGGACAGGTGAACTCCAAAGATGCAGGAGATCAGCGGGAAGCTTCTGCACTACGTGATGAG CTTGATATGCTTCAAGAAGAGAATGAGAATTTACTCGAAAAG CTTCGACTAGCAGAAGATAAACGGGAAGAAGTGGAGGCTAGAGCTAGAATGCTAGAGAAACAG GTTGCTACTCTTGGAGAGGGTGTATCCTTGGAAGCTAAGTTATTGAGCAG GAAAGAAGCAGCCCTGCGTCAAAGAGAG GCTGCACTCAAAGCTGCAAAACCAACCAACGATAgtagaaatgaagaaattgcTGCTCTTCGTTCAGAAATTGAG AACTTAAAAGATGAGTCATCAGCTGCTACAGAACAGCTCCGAGAAGCAGAGTCTGAAGCAAAGGCTCTACGTGTAATGACACAGAGAATGATTTTGACACAAGAAGAGATG gAGGAGGTTGTTTTGAAGAGGTGTTGGCTTGCTCGCTATTGGGGCTTAGCTGTTCAATATG GCGTATGTGCGGATATAGCAATCTCAAAACATGAGTATTGGTCTTCTTTTGCTCCTTTGCCATTCGAAGTTGTTATTTCTGCAGGACAGAAGGCTAAGGAGGAGCCTGAAG GTCGAAATGATCAAGATAGGAGTAAGCTCATCCAGGACTTAAATGATCTCTCCGGGGAAGGGAATATTGAGAGTATGCTTTCAGTTGAAATGGGATTGAGAGAATTAACATCTCTAaag GTTGAAGATGCAACAGTGCTTGCATTGGCGCAACATAGGCGTCCAAGTTTGGTTCATCAATCTG AATCAGGACTTCGAGAATTATTTCAAAGCTTAAAGAGTATGATTTGCAATTATTACTAA